The DNA window TCCAGGCACACCGGTCGAGAAGCCGGCAGTGGCGCACTTCCAGCCCCTGGCCACCGGTGAGCTGGAGATTCCTTGGCACCAGTTTTGCCGCCTCTGGCTACGCGCTGGAGAGGAGCTGATCCGCATTCGATCTACTACCCCAATCCCGATTCCCGAATTCCAGCTCTTCAGGGCTTCTGCGCCGCCGCAGGCTCATTGACGATCTTCTCCAGATCCTTCTGCAGATCCGCAAACATCGGCAGCATCTTTTGCTGGATCGCGCCCATCAGGTTCTGGGTCAGCGCCGGGGTCTTGTCGAGCAGGCGCTGGCCGGCCGAGCTCTCGTAGAACTCGGCCATGGCCAGCACGTCCTCGCGCGAGAACGAGCGCTTGTAGATGTCCACATACATTGGGCGCAGCTCCGACCACGATAGTGCTTTGCGCACGGTCTGGCGGGTACGTTCCTGGATACGCTGCAATTGCGCCTGTTGCGCGCTATTGAGCTGGCGTTGCGCGGTGAGCTGAGCGAATTGTTGCTGCTGCATCGCTTCGACCTGCGGCAGCATCGTATCCAGCATGGTCTGCGCGCGTGAGGCGGCCAGCAAACGGTTGATCTCGGCATCGCTGGGCGCCTGTGCGAACGCGGCGGGCGTGGCGATCGCCAGCGCGGCCAGCAAGAACAGACGGCGCGCGCGCGCGCGGGCGGCGGCAACGGAGCGGGGGAGTGGCATCGGAGCATCTGCGCAGTCGGGGAAACGGCAGCAGCATACGGGAGGCCGGCGTTTTCGCGCGCGTCCACGCCGCTGCCGATACAATTGAGCGTATGCCAAGCGACCCGATCCAGATCTCCCCCAGCCTGACGATTCCGCCCAGCGAGATCGTCGAACGCTTCGTGCGCGCTAGCGGCGCGGGCGGGCAGAACGTCAACAAGGTCTCCACTGCAGTGGAGCTGCGTTTCGACGTGGCCGGATCGCCGACGCTGCCCGAATCCTTGCGCACGCGCCTGCTGTCGCGGCGCGACCGCCGCATGACCGCCGACGGCGTGCTGGTGATCGATGCGCAGCGCTTCCGTACCCAGGACCGCAACCGCGACGATGCGCGCGAGCGGTTGTTCGAGATCATCAGCGCGTGCCTGTCGGTGCCCAAGCGCCGGGTCGCCACCAAACCGAGTCATGGTGCCAAGCTGCGGCGGCTGGATGCCAAGCGTGAGCGCAGCCATATTAAGCGTGGACGCTCTGCGTCCCACTGGGAGTAAGCGTGAGTCACACCGACCCGTCGTTGCCACCGGTAACACAGGCCAACATCCTGCTACAGCCATCCCCGCCCAACATGCCGCAAGCCCACGGTCGCTTCGGCCGTTGGTTTGGCCGCACCGCGCTCCGCCTGACTGGCTGGCGCCTGGTCGGGCGGCTGCCCGACGAACCCAAGCTGGTGATGATCGTCGCCCCGCATTCGTCCAACTGGGACGGATTTGTCGGCTTTGCGGCCAAGTTCGCGCTCGGCTTCGAGGTGCGTGTGCTGGGCAAGTCGCAATTGTTCTGGTGGCCGCTTGGCCCGCTGCTGCGCAAGCTCGGCGCTATCCCCCTGGACCGCAGCTCGCCGCAGGGCACCATCGGCCAGGCGGTGCGGCTGATCCGCAATTCCGAACAGATGTGGTACGTGATCACTCCCGAAGGCACGCGCAAGCGCGTGGAGCAGTGGAAGGCTGGCTTCTGGAAGATCGCCTCCGATTCCAAGGTACCGATCCTGCCGGTATATTTCGATTATCCCAGTAAGACCGTGGGCATCGGCGAGCCGTTCTGGACCGGGAGCGACATGGCAGCCGATATCGCCGCCATTCGCACCTGGTACCGGCCCTGGCGCGGCAAGCATCGCGATACGCTTTGAAGGAAGGCGTTGTCGAGCGGCCTAAACGCCGCTCGACAACGGCTCGAACAGGTATCGGGTGGTTGGCTGGCCGAGCGCAGGAAAGCGGTGCCGCGCATGCAGCCGATGCGCAGCGCCAGCTGTGCCGCCAGAGCCAGTCATGCACTTTGGAAAAGCACGGAGGCGTTAGTCCTACTGTGTCATTAAATCCGCAGATGCGGAGGCATCCCGTCAAATAGTGCCGCTGCGATGTCCATGGCGATTGTCCAGCGCAGCGTCGCGATCGAGTCGCTCGCGTGGCGCTGGGCGCGCGATTGCCTTGCCGCGCGGTCGGTAATTCTCGGGTAAGGGAGATTCCGCGCATTCCGAGGGTTTTTTTTGATGCGCCCCGCGCAAGCGTTCAGCAACCAGGTACCCATAGGCAGCGATGCATAACCTCGCGTGATGATGGAAGCCCCGCCAGCCACGGCCTTGGTAGTGATCCAGGCCAAATTCCTGTTTCAGATCCTGATAATCGCGTTCAATCCGCCAGCGCGCCTTGACCGTCCTTACCAGATCCTTGCGCGGCGTGTTTACCGGCAGGTTGGACAGAAAGTATCGGGTCGGCCTGTCTTGGCCTTTGGGCCATTCGATCAACAGCCATTCCTCCTGACGCAAGCGATCACCTTGTGCTGCACGTACGCGTACGGCGGCGAAACGTCCCGACAACGGTGCGTTGCTGCCTTCCCGCCACGCGACTGTCCTGAAGGCGCGGGAGGGTAACGACAGCGCCAGCGCTTGCACCGACTGTGGCTGATGGTCGGCTGTACGACGATGGCGAACCGGAGGTCGGCCTTGGCCTTTCCACGCCGCCGGCGATTCGGGCCTTTGTCCGGGCGGCCAGACTTTCACGCTCGACACGATTCCCACCGCATAGTTCAGTTCCAAGCAAGCCAGCGCGTCACGCCAGGCCGTATTGCTGCCATAGGCTGCATCGGCCAACACCGTGCCGCGCGCCACTCCCGTGGCATGGGCTGCTTTCATCTGCGCCAGTGCGATCTGCGGTTTGGTCGCGAACTCAATCTCGTGGGGAATTCCCGCTTTTCCCCGGCGTGCTGCATCGCTGGCCCAGTCTTCAGGCAGATACAGCCTGAAAGCGATCGGAATGCTCGCTGCCGGCGTCGCCAACGATACGCTCACGGCCACCTGGCAATTGTCCTGCTTGCCGATCTCGCCGCAGTACTATCAGGCCACACCGACCGAATGCCTGCCCTTCTTGCGAAAACCCGTGTCGTCCACGATCCAGTACACCTCGTCTTTCAAATCCAGCAGCGACGAAACGTACTGACGAACCCGCTCCAACATGGCCGCATCGGACCACTCTGATTTGGCCACGAAGTGGTGCAAGGCTTGATGGCGAGCCCTGGTTCGAAGCGGATCCAGATGAGCAGCCAGGGGCTCAACACTCTTGCGCTCCAAAGGCAGCATCAACGCACTGCAATCGCCTCGCAGGCCCGCAGTGCGGTCAGCATGACCGAGCGCAGCGGAGAGTTCATCGAGATAAGCGGAGAAACGCGCTTTGTTGCTGACTGCGGCCATCACGATCCCGCCGTGGGAGAGACTGCTTGCAGAATAACCTATTTATGACACAGTAGGATTAGAGAACCTCTGAACAACTCCTCCTGGCTGCGCAACACTACACACCTACGTTGAGGAGTGATCCATGCAACTGACGTTTAGAGTGGCTAACAAAACGACTGCGTTCACCGCCAGGCGGGCGCGGCCGGTGCTCGGAATCGGCATGTACAACGCGTACACTCCGGTTCCTCCGCGCCGTCCGCACCCACCTGACGACTGCCTCGCTACGTTGTGTTAGCCGCTCTTACGTGATGCCGAGGGTCTTGGCAAGTGCAAGCAGCCCTGCCGTGAGATCTTCCTGGCCGAGATGGAACAGGTGGTGCCGTGGAAGCAACTGCTCGCACCCAGGTGAAGGCATCGCTTGCGCATGGGAGAGAGGGGCAACTCAGATTAGCGGTATGCCTTCTCCACTCGAAAGGGAGAAGGTGCCCGAAGGACGGATGAGGGCCCAACGGCCGCGACACCCAATCACCCCATCCAGCAGCACACGCCGACGCAGGACCCAACCCAACGGCACATGCCAGCGGGAGGCAAACCCGCTAGTGTAATTGGCTGCTCTACCCACTCAGGACTTACACGCCATGTCGCGTACCGTCGTTCTGGCCGTTGCCATCACCCTGGCACTGGCTGCTTGTTCTGGAAAAAAACCGTCCGGTAAGGAGTCCACCACCGTGCCCGAAAAGACCGCCACCACCCCGGCCGCGGATGCTGCGCCGAATCCGCTGCTGACCGCCAGTACGCTGCCGTTCCTGGCGCCGCCGTTCGACAAGATCAAGGATGCCGATTATCTGCCCGCCTTCGATGAAGGCATGCGCCTGCATCTGG is part of the Xanthomonas fragariae genome and encodes:
- a CDS encoding DUF2059 domain-containing protein, encoding MPLPRSVAAARARARRLFLLAALAIATPAAFAQAPSDAEINRLLAASRAQTMLDTMLPQVEAMQQQQFAQLTAQRQLNSAQQAQLQRIQERTRQTVRKALSWSELRPMYVDIYKRSFSREDVLAMAEFYESSAGQRLLDKTPALTQNLMGAIQQKMLPMFADLQKDLEKIVNEPAAAQKP
- the arfB gene encoding alternative ribosome rescue aminoacyl-tRNA hydrolase ArfB, with protein sequence MPSDPIQISPSLTIPPSEIVERFVRASGAGGQNVNKVSTAVELRFDVAGSPTLPESLRTRLLSRRDRRMTADGVLVIDAQRFRTQDRNRDDARERLFEIISACLSVPKRRVATKPSHGAKLRRLDAKRERSHIKRGRSASHWE
- a CDS encoding lysophosphatidylcholine acyltransferase, which produces MSHTDPSLPPVTQANILLQPSPPNMPQAHGRFGRWFGRTALRLTGWRLVGRLPDEPKLVMIVAPHSSNWDGFVGFAAKFALGFEVRVLGKSQLFWWPLGPLLRKLGAIPLDRSSPQGTIGQAVRLIRNSEQMWYVITPEGTRKRVEQWKAGFWKIASDSKVPILPVYFDYPSKTVGIGEPFWTGSDMAADIAAIRTWYRPWRGKHRDTL